The Candidatus Nitronereus thalassa genome includes the window AGTTCCGTGATCAATTCAAGCCCGCCTTTTTCTGGCATAAAAATATCGGTAATCACGAGGTCAGCGGGATTTTGACGATAGGCCACAAGTGCCTCCTGCCCGTTTGCGGCTTCCTCAACTTCGTGTCCTTCCTGTTGTAAATCCTTTCGCAAGACCTCTCGGACGTCAGGGTCATCATCGACAAGGAGAATTAACGCCATGAGTCAGCTGCTCCCGGACAAAAAAACGGAAAAACATGCGGCTCATCTAAATCTCGTGTAAAAGTGCCGAACATCGCTGAACCTACTTTGGTGAAATGAGACAGCGTGGTTCTCGTGTATAGATGAGCATTCGGACTTTCAATTAACGCATCGAATGTATTCACAAATTGTTGGCTGAGAGTTCTCAACAGAACAACCGATCCTGACTCGGAGGAAATCTAATGATCGCTCTAACCAATACATCGGCAACCAAATCCCTCACAATCAAAAAAAAGTGTTCCCAAGCACCCACGCGGGACTCCCATACT containing:
- a CDS encoding response regulator; protein product: MALILLVDDDPDVREVLRKDLQQEGHEVEEAANGQEALVAYRQNPADLVITDIFMPEKGGLELITELRSEFPNSKIFAMSAELPQRKANPLKIAEVLGAIRTFEKPMSLRALRGAIRGEIK